One window of Triticum dicoccoides isolate Atlit2015 ecotype Zavitan chromosome 5A, WEW_v2.0, whole genome shotgun sequence genomic DNA carries:
- the LOC119301195 gene encoding 30S ribosomal protein 2, chloroplastic-like, with product MATTISSLAAPPSLHRRCCRSPASASTPARVSFRAAPPAGAAARARRRAAVKVLASSAVMEAPEELATRKLYVGNIPRTVTNDELSAMFAAHGTVVRAEVMYDKYSGRSRRFGFVTMSTAEEVAAAIESLNDTEVGGRKIKVNVTESFLPNIDTSAPESEPSFVDSQYKVYVGNLAKKVTTEVLKNFFSEKGEVLSATVSRIPGTPKSKGYGFVTFSSEEEVEAAVSTFNNAELEGQTIRVNRA from the exons ATGGCGACCACCATCTCCTCTCTAGCGGCCCCTCCCTCCCTCCACCGCCGCTGCTGCCGGAGCCCCGCATCCGCCTCGACCCCCGCCCGCGTGTCATTCCGCGCCGCGCCGccggccggcgcggcggcgcgggccAGGCGCCGGGCGGCGGTGAAGGTGCTCGCCTCCTCCGCGGTGATGGAGGCGCCCGAGGAGCTGGCCACGCGGAAGCTCTACGTGGGGAACATCCCCAGGACCGTCACCAACGACGAGCTGTCGGCCATGTTCGCCGCACACGGCACCGTCGTGCGGGCCGAG GTTATGTATGACAAGTATAGTGGTCGGAGCCGGCGATTCGGGtttgtcacgatgagcacggcggaGGAGGTCGCTGCTGCCATTGAGAGCCTGAATGACACA GAGGTTGGAGGTAGAAAAATTAAAGTGAATGTGACAGAGAGCTTCTTACCAAACATTGATACATCTGCACCGGAATCGGAACCTTCATTTGTGGACAGCCAGTACAAGGTTTATGTTGGCAATCTTGCAAAGAAAGTGACAACGGAAGTGCTCAAGAACTTCTTCTCTGAAAAAGGGGAGGTCCTCAGTGCCACGGTATCCCGAATTCCGGGAACTCCAAAGTCCAAGGGATATGGTTTTGTCACGTTTTCTTCAGAGGAAGAAGTGGAAGCTGCGGTTTCTACTTTCAATAATGCA GAATTGGAAGGACAAACCATCCGTGTGAATAGAGCATAG